In Candidatus Coatesbacteria bacterium, a single window of DNA contains:
- a CDS encoding BamA/TamA family outer membrane protein, whose protein sequence is MPLNRGQLRWLLIALLLLGTAPAASYSSFGQNKVSYRAFDWRVLTTEHFDVHFYPEERELAERTAALAETAFRELALRFGHLVKGRIPLFVYSNGPSFQQTNTIDMLLPESVGGFTEFRKGRVVMPNNGDLAAFSSTLTHELVHVFAFDVLRDNVMARGDTSYGTPHLWFSEGLAEYFSDGDSAELAIYMRDLVLEERLVSLRKLIGAGPVFLLYKEGQSACVYIAERFGEDALVELLRRSYTHEYFDDVVADVLGVAFDEFDEDWRRWVKRRYFPQIAERHSLDEIGERLTGEEEIALSPVYVERNGEPGYCFLSNYYGYQALFWAPLEEPEAAERLLTAERNPSLESLHMFTSDLAADDGRVVFSAATGGRDELICYDVDADEVRWRRPLPGVVNLYSPALTGDELYVSGLDEAGRADLYRVELPDWRVTRLTEDFYFDGEPVITPNGGIVFSSNRADGEYSPHRHLWRLDPATGELEQLTTGAYADRAPVYDAQDRLYFFSDRDGAADLYRREDDGSLTRMTRLYSGAFRGGFTPAGDLLCEGLVGHGFGVYRVDELAPAPAGESVAAVGESGGVAPLQTVDIAAEIAPYETEFTLDVIRADTAYDPEFGTGLGTAVGLTDLTGDQRIILQLYSVGSSTAGFFEYLNVAGTYLNLSRRLNWGVGGFHYVDDYYDYTVEQPYFERRYGGVGVLSYPFNRYTRLESNLVLRQSERYDYLGEDWNSRLLGSGYLSFVYDTTLWDMIGPIDGMRVNLQAGQTFDLTNGKSAYYSLWGDVRYYLRTSRKTTLAARLIGRLAEGEDARRAYFGGSMSMRGYPYGHFHGTRLAMGNLEWRFPLFDYIALGLPVGALTFYEVQGALFFDAAAAWDADQDFPGLSGNFGIGFRVGLARYLALRFDLAWLTDFEEVERDPEFQFYIGWNF, encoded by the coding sequence ATGCCGCTAAACCGTGGACAGCTCCGTTGGTTGCTGATCGCCTTGCTGCTGCTGGGGACCGCTCCGGCGGCGTCCTATTCCAGCTTCGGCCAGAACAAGGTCAGCTACCGCGCTTTCGATTGGCGGGTGCTGACCACGGAGCATTTCGACGTCCACTTCTATCCCGAGGAGCGCGAGCTGGCCGAGCGCACCGCCGCCCTGGCGGAAACGGCCTTCCGCGAGCTGGCCCTGCGCTTCGGCCACCTGGTCAAGGGCCGCATTCCCCTGTTCGTCTACTCCAACGGCCCCAGCTTTCAGCAGACCAACACCATCGACATGCTGCTGCCCGAGTCCGTCGGCGGTTTCACCGAGTTCCGCAAGGGCCGGGTGGTGATGCCCAACAACGGCGACCTGGCGGCCTTCTCGTCAACGCTGACCCACGAGCTGGTCCACGTCTTCGCCTTCGATGTGCTGCGCGACAATGTCATGGCCCGGGGCGACACCAGCTACGGCACGCCCCACCTCTGGTTTTCCGAGGGGCTAGCCGAGTACTTCTCCGACGGCGATTCAGCGGAGCTGGCGATCTACATGCGCGACCTGGTCCTCGAGGAGCGTCTGGTCTCCCTGCGCAAGCTGATCGGCGCCGGGCCGGTGTTCCTGCTCTACAAGGAGGGACAGTCGGCCTGCGTCTACATCGCCGAGCGCTTCGGCGAGGACGCCCTGGTCGAGCTGCTGCGGCGCAGCTACACCCACGAGTACTTCGATGACGTCGTCGCGGACGTGCTGGGCGTCGCCTTCGACGAGTTCGACGAGGACTGGCGGCGCTGGGTCAAGCGGCGCTACTTCCCCCAGATCGCCGAGCGGCACAGTCTGGACGAGATCGGCGAGCGGCTGACCGGCGAAGAGGAGATCGCCCTGTCGCCGGTCTACGTCGAGCGTAACGGCGAGCCCGGCTACTGCTTCCTCTCCAACTACTACGGCTACCAGGCCCTGTTCTGGGCGCCGCTCGAGGAGCCCGAAGCCGCCGAGCGCTTGCTGACCGCCGAGCGCAACCCCAGCCTCGAGTCCCTGCACATGTTCACCAGCGATCTGGCCGCCGACGACGGCCGGGTGGTTTTCTCCGCCGCCACAGGGGGTCGCGACGAGCTGATCTGCTATGACGTCGACGCCGACGAGGTGCGTTGGCGCCGTCCCCTGCCCGGGGTGGTAAACCTCTACTCCCCGGCCCTGACCGGCGACGAGCTCTACGTCAGCGGTCTTGACGAGGCCGGACGCGCCGACCTCTACCGCGTCGAACTGCCCGACTGGCGCGTCACCCGGTTGACCGAGGATTTTTACTTCGACGGTGAGCCGGTGATCACGCCGAACGGCGGAATCGTCTTCTCCTCGAACCGGGCCGACGGCGAGTACTCACCCCACCGCCACCTCTGGCGGCTGGATCCGGCGACGGGGGAACTCGAACAGCTCACCACGGGTGCTTACGCCGACCGCGCGCCGGTCTACGACGCCCAGGATCGGCTGTACTTCTTCTCCGACCGCGACGGCGCCGCCGATCTCTACCGCCGGGAAGACGATGGCTCGTTGACCCGGATGACCCGGCTCTACTCCGGGGCCTTCCGCGGCGGCTTCACTCCGGCCGGGGACCTGCTCTGCGAGGGCCTGGTCGGCCACGGCTTCGGCGTCTACCGTGTCGATGAACTGGCCCCGGCGCCGGCCGGGGAGAGCGTCGCCGCCGTCGGTGAAAGCGGCGGGGTGGCCCCGCTGCAGACCGTGGACATCGCCGCCGAGATCGCCCCCTACGAGACCGAGTTCACCCTCGACGTCATCCGCGCCGACACGGCCTACGACCCCGAGTTCGGCACCGGCCTGGGCACCGCCGTCGGCTTGACCGACCTGACCGGCGACCAGCGGATCATCCTCCAGCTCTACTCCGTCGGCAGCTCGACGGCCGGCTTCTTCGAGTACCTCAACGTCGCCGGCACCTACCTCAATCTCTCCCGGCGGCTCAACTGGGGCGTCGGCGGCTTCCACTACGTCGACGACTACTACGACTACACCGTCGAGCAGCCCTACTTCGAGCGGCGCTACGGCGGCGTCGGCGTACTCAGCTACCCCTTCAACCGCTACACTCGGCTGGAGAGCAACCTGGTCCTGCGCCAGTCCGAGCGCTACGACTACCTGGGCGAGGACTGGAACAGCCGTCTGCTGGGCTCGGGCTATCTCTCCTTCGTCTACGACACCACCCTCTGGGACATGATCGGGCCGATCGACGGGATGCGCGTCAACCTCCAGGCAGGTCAGACCTTCGATCTGACCAACGGCAAGAGCGCCTACTACAGCCTGTGGGGTGATGTGCGCTACTACCTGCGCACCAGCCGCAAGACCACCCTGGCCGCCCGCCTGATCGGCCGCCTGGCCGAGGGCGAGGACGCCCGGCGGGCCTACTTCGGCGGCTCGATGTCCATGCGCGGCTACCCCTACGGCCACTTCCACGGCACCCGCTTGGCGATGGGCAACCTCGAGTGGCGCTTCCCCCTGTTCGACTATATCGCCCTCGGGCTGCCCGTCGGGGCCTTGACCTTCTACGAGGTTCAGGGGGCGCTGTTCTTCGACGCCGCCGCCGCCTGGGACGCCGATCAGGACTTCCCCGGCCTGTCCGGCAACTTCGGTATCGGCTTTCGCGTCGGCCTGGCGCGCTACTTGGCCCTGCGCTTCGATCTGGCCTGGTTGACCGATTTCGAGGAGGTCGAGCGCGACCCCGAGTTCCAGTTTTATATCGGCTGGAATTTCTAG